In a genomic window of Candidatus Thiothrix sulfatifontis:
- a CDS encoding helix-turn-helix domain-containing protein, with amino-acid sequence MNEMQTVKEVAVLFKLSTSSIWRLSKEGKLPKPIKVGLNSTRWKQSELAEFIEKMNKPDSTSPETP; translated from the coding sequence ATGAATGAAATGCAGACAGTAAAAGAAGTGGCGGTTTTATTTAAACTGTCAACCTCCTCAATCTGGCGACTGTCAAAAGAGGGAAAGTTACCTAAACCCATTAAAGTCGGATTGAATTCGACTCGCTGGAAACAATCCGAATTAGCAGAATTCATTGAAAAGATGAATAAACCAGATTCGACTAGTCCAGAAACCCCATAA
- a CDS encoding Arc family DNA-binding protein encodes MNKQIPPFGLRMPPEVKEQIEKLAEQNRRSLNAEIIVRLEQSIRQEGRLCITVDELRQIIDEALTKAGK; translated from the coding sequence ATGAATAAGCAAATACCGCCGTTTGGTCTTCGGATGCCGCCCGAAGTCAAGGAACAAATAGAGAAGCTGGCAGAACAGAACAGGCGTTCACTGAATGCTGAAATTATTGTGCGTCTTGAACAAAGCATCAGGCAGGAAGGCAGGCTATGCATAACCGTCGATGAACTACGCCAGATAATTGATGAAGCTCTCACCAAAGCGGGTAAGTAG
- a CDS encoding site-specific integrase, with protein MRAMDGYTGTLETRSALVLSAYLFTRPSELRQMEWAEIKGDVWTIPANKMKAGKVHIVPLPRQAMAILEELKPVTGRRRYVFPSRTDTSKPMSNNTVRQALRRLGYDNETMTAHGFRAMASTRLYELGYPTDVIEKQLAHAVGNDVRRAYDRSQYLDQRTAMMQQWADYLDNLRDGAKVLPFRKAG; from the coding sequence ATGCGGGCAATGGATGGCTACACAGGAACATTAGAAACCCGTTCTGCTTTGGTGCTTTCTGCTTACCTGTTCACGCGCCCCTCTGAATTGCGTCAAATGGAATGGGCAGAGATTAAAGGGGATGTATGGACAATACCAGCCAATAAGATGAAGGCGGGAAAGGTTCATATTGTCCCCTTACCACGTCAAGCAATGGCGATACTGGAAGAACTTAAACCAGTGACAGGAAGGCGGCGCTATGTATTCCCCTCCCGCACGGATACCAGCAAGCCAATGAGTAACAACACTGTCAGGCAAGCATTAAGGCGGCTTGGATACGATAACGAAACAATGACGGCACACGGATTTAGGGCGATGGCATCAACGCGCCTTTATGAACTGGGATACCCGACGGACGTTATAGAAAAACAGCTTGCCCATGCAGTTGGTAATGACGTGAGACGCGCTTATGACCGATCACAGTACCTAGACCAACGTACCGCCATGATGCAGCAATGGGCGGATTACTTGGACAACTTGCGGGATGGTGCAAAGGTGTTGCCATTCAGAAAGGCGGGTTAG
- a CDS encoding transposase, producing the protein MDWQDQLIAIYLYLCKQYKADLWACVQRFSPHVELQLTDEEVITLYWFGLLDGHRTIKQIHTYADRHLRDWFPALPSYPAYVMRLNRLADLFAPLLERIQSQVPPTDGKLLVDSFPVALARQGHRFKACVAANIADHGYCATKKLYFYGVRVHVIGRKQAGTLPTPEYIGLLPASVPDGKVFDQIRPVLKQEEVFGDKAYQRPDAADVEQSQQLTVRTPVKKKKGQRYLDADEQWLSTAVSQVRQPIETLFAWIEKKTGIEVASNVRSYQGLLVHVFGRLAAALFFWNQLRKCP; encoded by the coding sequence ATGGACTGGCAAGATCAATTGATAGCGATTTATCTGTACCTTTGCAAGCAATATAAAGCGGATCTTTGGGCGTGTGTACAGCGTTTCTCTCCCCATGTTGAGTTACAACTGACTGATGAGGAAGTCATTACGCTGTACTGGTTTGGCTTGCTGGACGGTCATCGCACCATCAAACAGATTCATACTTATGCCGATCGCCATTTACGGGACTGGTTCCCCGCGTTGCCGAGTTATCCTGCTTATGTGATGCGCCTGAACCGTTTGGCTGATCTGTTCGCCCCGCTATTGGAGCGCATCCAGTCTCAGGTTCCTCCAACGGATGGAAAACTGCTAGTGGACTCTTTCCCCGTTGCGTTGGCAAGACAGGGGCATCGCTTCAAAGCTTGTGTCGCTGCCAATATTGCTGATCATGGCTACTGTGCGACGAAAAAACTGTATTTTTATGGGGTACGTGTTCATGTCATTGGACGTAAACAAGCGGGAACGTTGCCCACACCCGAATACATCGGTTTGCTGCCTGCCAGCGTACCGGATGGCAAAGTGTTTGACCAAATCAGACCTGTTCTGAAGCAGGAGGAAGTCTTCGGTGACAAAGCGTATCAGCGACCGGATGCTGCCGATGTTGAACAATCCCAGCAATTGACCGTGCGGACACCCGTCAAAAAGAAAAAGGGACAACGCTATCTGGATGCCGATGAGCAATGGCTGTCAACCGCTGTGTCACAAGTACGCCAACCGATTGAAACGCTGTTTGCTTGGATTGAGAAGAAAACCGGTATTGAGGTTGCCTCAAATGTACGTTCATACCAAGGATTGCTCGTTCATGTATTTGGACGATTAGCTGCCGCTCTGTTTTTCTGGAATCAGCTACGAAAATGCCCTTAA
- a CDS encoding DUF927 domain-containing protein, which yields MTTATQSNPVIELLAELDTQAQTITLATYQDFLHTVALLVVDGTIDQIQRETIIKALANNGHDLGGKRLITTALTAAEKQIKRDMATPPADMVQGGRGMYYLKDGWLFRSTEKGDYKVCTGIEVLGRTRNTEQSGWGKLLQWQDGDGKTHTWAMPMRLMSGDGNEVMGALLDRGLVVAGGANMYAVDYLQMCDSERRLTCVEKTGWYDGRVFVTPAKSHGDDDDSIIYQGAIKGSDQKSKGTLDGWRDEVASLAVGNSRLTFAISSAFAPALLDIARNIGAGGFHFAGSSKDGKTLALRAGASVWGYHQDVKQQWRGTINGIETLAARHNDGWLFLDEIAMASAHEVERIIYMLAEGKDKAKQTRTSELKARNLWNMLWFSTGEVTAAEHITTKGGTPPAGIELRQADIPADAGKGLKSYDTIHDYPDVNAFNTAIGAGIENHYGTAGQEWLAMLVAQRDELNTRVPEMLETIASEIVGGAFSPQTRDVLYRCALVAVAGELATEYHLTGWKQGDATAAAKRIFTDWLTAFGGDDSSREQRQIVQAVRGFLESNMARFQNMAYEVSKEELQRVKDCMGGVYPAYEVSQKAVYLVFNSQLKELARGYSKKQILGALEQAGMINTADDNRAYIPAHGQVRVTRITLTEED from the coding sequence ATGACTACTGCAACCCAAAGCAACCCAGTGATTGAGTTACTGGCAGAACTCGACACCCAAGCGCAAACCATCACACTGGCAACCTATCAAGATTTTTTGCACACAGTCGCCTTACTGGTAGTCGATGGCACAATTGACCAAATCCAGCGGGAAACCATCATTAAAGCACTCGCTAACAATGGTCACGATCTTGGAGGCAAACGCCTAATCACCACCGCTTTGACCGCAGCCGAAAAGCAGATTAAACGCGATATGGCAACGCCACCGGCTGACATGGTGCAAGGCGGGCGGGGCATGTACTACCTTAAGGACGGCTGGCTTTTTCGCTCAACAGAGAAGGGCGATTATAAGGTATGCACGGGAATCGAAGTGCTAGGGCGTACCCGCAACACAGAACAAAGCGGCTGGGGTAAGTTGCTGCAATGGCAGGATGGCGACGGCAAAACCCATACGTGGGCTATGCCAATGCGCCTAATGAGTGGCGACGGTAACGAAGTCATGGGCGCTTTGTTAGATCGTGGGCTTGTGGTGGCTGGCGGTGCAAATATGTATGCAGTCGATTACCTGCAAATGTGTGACTCTGAGCGGCGCTTAACGTGTGTTGAAAAAACCGGATGGTATGACGGGCGCGTATTCGTAACCCCTGCAAAATCGCACGGTGATGACGACGACAGTATTATTTATCAAGGCGCAATAAAGGGCAGTGACCAAAAGTCGAAAGGTACGCTCGACGGCTGGCGCGACGAAGTGGCAAGCCTTGCCGTTGGCAACAGTCGCTTAACGTTTGCAATCAGCAGCGCTTTCGCACCGGCATTGCTCGACATTGCCCGCAACATTGGGGCAGGTGGCTTTCATTTTGCGGGCAGTTCCAAGGATGGCAAAACCCTTGCTCTACGTGCTGGTGCGTCTGTTTGGGGTTATCACCAAGACGTTAAACAGCAATGGCGGGGTACGATCAACGGCATTGAAACCTTGGCAGCGCGGCATAATGACGGCTGGCTTTTTCTCGATGAAATTGCAATGGCATCAGCGCACGAAGTGGAACGCATCATCTACATGCTGGCGGAAGGTAAAGACAAGGCAAAACAGACCCGCACCAGTGAGCTAAAGGCGCGTAATCTCTGGAATATGTTGTGGTTCTCCACTGGTGAAGTAACCGCAGCGGAACACATCACCACCAAGGGCGGAACGCCACCGGCTGGAATTGAATTACGTCAAGCCGATATTCCAGCGGATGCAGGGAAGGGGCTTAAATCGTATGACACGATTCACGATTACCCGGATGTGAACGCCTTCAATACCGCCATCGGCGCAGGCATTGAAAACCATTATGGAACAGCGGGGCAAGAGTGGTTAGCCATGCTGGTGGCGCAACGTGATGAACTGAATACCCGTGTCCCGGAAATGCTCGAAACCATTGCATCTGAGATTGTGGGCGGTGCGTTTAGTCCACAAACGCGGGATGTGCTTTACCGGTGCGCACTGGTGGCAGTAGCGGGCGAACTGGCGACAGAATACCACTTGACCGGCTGGAAGCAGGGCGACGCTACCGCAGCGGCAAAGCGCATATTCACCGATTGGCTAACCGCTTTCGGCGGTGATGATTCCAGCCGCGAACAACGCCAGATAGTGCAAGCGGTGCGCGGTTTCCTTGAATCCAATATGGCGCGATTCCAGAACATGGCGTATGAAGTATCGAAAGAGGAATTGCAGCGCGTCAAAGATTGCATGGGCGGTGTTTACCCTGCTTATGAAGTATCACAAAAAGCGGTCTATCTGGTGTTCAACTCCCAGTTGAAAGAGCTTGCCAGAGGCTACAGCAAAAAGCAGATTCTTGGAGCACTGGAACAGGCAGGCATGATTAATACAGCGGATGATAATCGGGCGTATATCCCAGCACATGGACAAGTCAGGGTTACGCGCATCACACTGACAGAGGAGGACTAA
- a CDS encoding Arm DNA-binding domain-containing protein, with product MTYHQIVGIFDGITTPTAERYQQMKRSLSDAAAKNAKPSPDGTPKRYTDGGGLYLHVSSAGKYWRYNYRINGKQKTLAIGIYPDTSLKQAREAHQGARELLARGVDPSSHKQAIKCELRANNQP from the coding sequence ATGACATACCATCAAATTGTTGGTATCTTTGATGGTATTACCACCCCAACAGCAGAGAGATACCAACAAATGAAAAGAAGCCTAAGCGATGCAGCAGCAAAGAACGCGAAACCCTCACCAGATGGAACGCCTAAGCGTTATACCGATGGGGGCGGGCTTTACCTTCATGTTTCCAGTGCTGGCAAGTACTGGCGTTATAACTACCGTATTAATGGAAAGCAGAAAACCCTCGCTATCGGCATTTATCCAGATACCAGCCTAAAGCAAGCCCGTGAAGCGCATCAGGGGGCGCGTGAACTGTTGGCGCGTGGTGTTGACCCATCAAGCCACAAGCAAGCCATTAAATGTGAATTAAGGGCAAACAACCAGCCATAG
- a CDS encoding Arc family DNA-binding protein produces the protein MAIMEAVKKQASPYPLRMADDVKTWLQQRAKANDRTVHAEIIRILKEAREEEQRHAA, from the coding sequence ATGGCAATCATGGAAGCAGTGAAAAAACAAGCAAGCCCTTACCCGCTACGCATGGCAGACGATGTGAAAACGTGGTTGCAGCAACGCGCAAAGGCAAATGACAGAACCGTACATGCCGAAATTATTCGGATTTTGAAAGAAGCAAGGGAGGAAGAACAAAGACACGCGGCGTAA
- a CDS encoding PH domain-containing protein has product MHEPQTLANVCTLLIITIEAKQMSYIKESLSKNEELLATFPLHWWAWLRVVIWCFIGVLTLPAIGVGILFLILAGYFALVNINEERGMTDKRVITKQGIISRNTGELRLNAIETVTIRQGIIGRILGFGQVRVTGRGLSDVAFNLVADPMNVKRKIEGVIPA; this is encoded by the coding sequence TTGCACGAACCGCAAACGTTGGCTAATGTTTGCACCTTATTAATAATAACAATAGAGGCTAAGCAAATGTCATATATAAAAGAATCCTTATCGAAAAATGAAGAACTATTGGCGACTTTTCCGCTTCATTGGTGGGCATGGTTGCGCGTAGTTATATGGTGCTTCATTGGTGTACTTACTCTTCCAGCCATTGGCGTTGGTATCTTGTTCCTAATACTTGCGGGATATTTCGCTTTAGTTAATATCAATGAAGAGCGCGGCATGACAGACAAACGGGTAATCACCAAACAAGGGATTATCAGCCGTAATACTGGTGAGCTAAGATTGAATGCAATTGAAACTGTAACAATTAGGCAAGGAATCATTGGGCGTATCCTTGGATTTGGTCAAGTTCGCGTAACTGGCAGGGGGTTGTCAGATGTTGCATTTAATCTTGTGGCTGACCCGATGAACGTTAAACGTAAAATCGAAGGCGTTATACCTGCTTAA